Proteins encoded by one window of Candidatus Binatia bacterium:
- a CDS encoding efflux RND transporter permease subunit, whose translation MTLGHLIARNRTAILGITAMLAAAGLAATWTMPVSIFPEVAFHRITVIARSGNLPVEQTLTAVTQPVENALAGILGLQTIRSMTTRGGVQLDLLFDWNTDMQRSLQLAQAAMAQAIGGLPPGTEFEARLLDTSAFPIVGIAVTSRQRSLAQLSDFVIYEAAPQMRTIPGVYRVELSGAKIREYALTVDPVALTEHHLDLAAVETAVRNANIIAASGQVRDGYQLTLTVVRGQGIEPSSLLSVVVAEDHGIPVTLGNIARIDASLREDFTRVAADSETAVLIGVSRQPNGNAVTISTGVRERMAALARTHPEYHFSAFYDQADLVRNAVGSARDSIAIGLLLAVATIFLFIADLRTTFVAAAVIPATVLISCIVLRGFGMSFNLMTLGGIAACIGLILDDAIVVVENLHRHRTLGETGEAGMVTSIGEIGRALLGSTLTPVVVLIPLGLLTGVPGAFFRPLAVTMSVALLASLVLALSFTPALATVLEPANLRPIRQGPGDRMAARLTRLYTHGLRWTLQHAWMALGTGVGLVLLAWLAYGHVETGFVPEMDEGAFVLDYWAPAGTALEETVSLLEKVDEILKHTPEVTSFSRRTGAELGFMLTETNRGDYSIRLRRGRRREIEQVMDDIRDQVHSRAPGLRVDFVQILQDMIGDLSGNPTPVEIKLLGGDQSALQTAARSVNALVAPIPGVVDNFDGITAVGPTYRVDVDERRANLIGLNAAAIQHWLETAITGTIVGRVLEGDRAIPLRLRYPEGFRERLDGIDNLTLIAPQGKLAPLSSLARLEAGPVAVQHTRENQRQLVRVTARLSGRDLGSVTRDIQSVLGRKLSLPAGVALEYGGLYASQQQAFAELLLVFLASVACLAALLLLEFGSVAAVVAIVSGSSLALSGSLAALWITGTALNVSSIVGMIMVVGIVAKNGILLLDFAGREYASTGDLESALIRAGAVRLRPILMTSMAAVAGLAPLAFGLGAGGQMQRPLAIAILGGVSLSMLFSLIGVPLLYLLLARPTRPGAESSHASLGS comes from the coding sequence ATGACGCTGGGCCACCTCATCGCTCGTAATCGCACGGCGATCCTGGGGATCACCGCGATGCTGGCAGCGGCCGGTCTGGCGGCCACTTGGACCATGCCGGTGTCCATCTTTCCGGAGGTTGCCTTCCATCGTATCACCGTCATTGCCCGCTCCGGGAACCTGCCGGTGGAGCAGACGCTTACCGCAGTGACGCAACCGGTCGAGAACGCCCTGGCCGGCATTCTCGGCCTCCAAACCATCCGCTCGATGACCACGCGCGGCGGTGTGCAGCTGGATCTCTTGTTCGACTGGAATACGGACATGCAACGCTCCCTGCAACTGGCGCAGGCAGCGATGGCACAAGCGATCGGCGGGCTCCCTCCAGGTACGGAATTCGAGGCGCGCCTCCTCGACACATCCGCCTTCCCGATCGTCGGCATCGCCGTGACCTCGCGGCAGCGCAGCTTGGCGCAGCTCTCGGATTTCGTCATCTACGAAGCCGCGCCGCAAATGCGCACCATCCCCGGCGTGTACCGGGTCGAACTGAGCGGCGCCAAGATTCGCGAGTATGCCTTGACGGTGGACCCGGTGGCCCTGACGGAGCACCATCTCGATCTCGCCGCGGTTGAGACCGCCGTCCGCAACGCCAACATCATCGCCGCCAGCGGTCAGGTGCGTGACGGCTATCAGCTCACCCTCACCGTCGTGCGTGGCCAGGGTATCGAGCCAAGCTCTCTGTTGAGTGTCGTGGTCGCCGAGGACCACGGCATCCCGGTCACTCTCGGGAACATTGCTCGCATTGATGCGAGCCTGCGCGAGGATTTTACCCGCGTGGCGGCAGACAGCGAAACGGCGGTCTTGATCGGCGTATCGCGGCAACCGAACGGTAACGCCGTCACCATCTCCACCGGCGTGCGGGAACGCATGGCCGCGCTGGCGCGTACGCATCCCGAATATCATTTCTCCGCCTTCTACGATCAGGCCGATCTGGTCCGCAACGCTGTCGGCAGCGCGCGCGACAGCATCGCCATCGGCTTGCTCCTGGCGGTCGCCACCATCTTCCTGTTCATCGCCGACCTGCGCACCACGTTTGTTGCCGCCGCGGTGATCCCGGCCACGGTGTTGATCAGTTGCATCGTCCTGCGCGGGTTCGGTATGAGCTTCAACCTGATGACCCTGGGCGGCATCGCTGCCTGCATCGGTCTCATCTTGGACGACGCCATCGTGGTGGTGGAGAATCTGCATCGGCATCGGACCCTGGGAGAAACGGGAGAAGCCGGGATGGTGACGTCGATCGGCGAAATAGGCCGGGCGCTCCTCGGCTCGACCCTGACGCCGGTGGTCGTGTTGATCCCGCTGGGTTTACTCACCGGCGTGCCCGGAGCGTTCTTCCGTCCGTTGGCGGTAACCATGTCGGTGGCGCTGCTAGCCTCGCTGGTGCTGGCGTTGAGCTTCACCCCCGCGTTGGCGACGGTACTGGAGCCTGCCAACTTGCGTCCCATCCGTCAGGGTCCCGGCGATCGGATGGCGGCGCGGTTGACTCGGTTGTACACCCACGGCCTGCGCTGGACACTGCAGCACGCGTGGATGGCGCTGGGTACGGGAGTCGGACTGGTGCTGCTCGCGTGGCTGGCATACGGGCACGTCGAGACCGGTTTCGTGCCGGAGATGGACGAGGGCGCATTCGTCCTCGACTATTGGGCGCCTGCGGGCACGGCATTGGAAGAAACCGTCAGCCTGCTCGAAAAGGTCGATGAGATCCTCAAGCACACTCCGGAAGTGACGTCCTTCTCCCGCCGGACGGGCGCGGAGTTGGGCTTCATGCTGACAGAGACCAACCGCGGCGATTACAGCATCCGGCTGCGGCGCGGGCGGCGGCGCGAGATCGAACAGGTCATGGACGACATCCGAGACCAGGTGCATTCGCGCGCACCCGGATTGCGGGTGGATTTCGTGCAAATACTGCAGGACATGATCGGAGACTTGAGCGGCAACCCGACTCCCGTGGAGATCAAGCTTCTCGGCGGCGATCAGAGTGCGTTGCAAACGGCGGCGCGGTCTGTCAACGCCCTCGTCGCGCCGATTCCGGGCGTCGTCGACAACTTCGACGGCATCACCGCAGTCGGTCCGACCTATCGGGTCGACGTAGACGAGCGGCGCGCCAACCTGATCGGGCTCAACGCTGCCGCGATACAGCACTGGCTGGAAACGGCGATTACTGGAACCATCGTCGGGCGAGTGCTCGAAGGCGACCGTGCCATCCCGCTGCGCCTGCGCTACCCCGAGGGCTTTCGCGAGCGCCTGGATGGAATCGACAACCTCACCCTGATCGCACCGCAGGGGAAGTTGGCGCCTCTCAGCTCCCTGGCTCGCCTGGAAGCGGGGCCGGTGGCCGTACAACATACGCGGGAGAACCAGCGTCAACTCGTGCGCGTGACGGCGCGACTGAGCGGGCGCGATCTCGGTTCGGTGACCCGCGACATCCAGAGCGTACTCGGCCGGAAGCTGTCGCTTCCCGCCGGCGTCGCGCTCGAGTATGGCGGGCTGTACGCCAGTCAGCAGCAGGCCTTCGCGGAGTTGCTGTTGGTGTTCCTTGCTTCCGTCGCCTGCCTGGCCGCGCTACTATTGCTGGAATTTGGATCGGTCGCAGCGGTCGTGGCCATCGTGAGCGGCAGCAGCTTGGCGCTCTCCGGCAGCCTGGCGGCGCTGTGGATAACCGGGACGGCGCTCAATGTCTCTTCCATCGTCGGCATGATCATGGTCGTGGGGATCGTCGCCAAGAACGGCATTCTGTTGCTCGATTTCGCCGGCCGTGAGTACGCCAGCACGGGGGACTTGGAGAGCGCGCTGATACGGGCGGGCGCTGTCCGCCTGCGGCCGATCCTCATGACCTCGATGGCGGCGGTCGCCGGCCTGGCGCCGTTGGCCTTCGGTTTGGGAGCCGGTGGCCAGATGCAGCGGCCCCTGGCAATCGCCATTCTCGGCGGCGTCTCGCTGTCGATGCTGTTCTCGCTGATCGGCGTGCCGCTGCTGTATCTCTTACTCGCTCGGCCGACACGCCCGGGAGCGGAATCCAGCCATGCGTCTCTTGGTAGTTGA
- a CDS encoding response regulator transcription factor: MRLLVVEDEQTLARYLQRGLEEAAWTVDVSGSAEDAWQLLLLNPYDLAILDLGLPGADGGELLRRVREAGMDIPVLILTARGSVEDRVAGLNAGADDYLSKPFAFSELLARIHALLRRGHEQRAVWLQVGDLQLDLLRRQAQRGTRHIDLTAREFGVLEYLMRHAGEVVTRTMLAEHVWGDHYDSLSNLIEVFINRLRKKLEVDGAPRLLHTVRGAGYVIREGAL; encoded by the coding sequence ATGCGTCTCTTGGTAGTTGAAGACGAGCAGACCCTCGCTCGGTACCTGCAGCGCGGACTCGAAGAAGCGGCGTGGACCGTTGACGTCAGCGGATCGGCCGAGGATGCCTGGCAACTGCTCCTCCTCAACCCCTACGATCTGGCGATCCTCGACCTTGGCTTGCCCGGCGCAGACGGCGGTGAGTTGCTGCGCCGTGTACGCGAAGCGGGAATGGACATACCGGTCCTCATCCTGACCGCGCGTGGCTCGGTCGAGGATCGAGTGGCGGGGCTCAATGCCGGGGCGGACGATTACCTGAGCAAGCCGTTTGCGTTCTCCGAACTGCTGGCACGCATCCACGCCCTCTTGCGTCGGGGACACGAGCAGCGCGCGGTCTGGCTGCAGGTTGGCGATCTGCAGCTCGACCTGCTGCGGCGCCAAGCGCAGCGCGGAACGCGTCACATCGATCTCACCGCCCGTGAATTTGGCGTGCTGGAATACCTCATGCGCCACGCCGGTGAGGTGGTCACCCGCACCATGCTCGCCGAGCATGTGTGGGGCGACCACTACGATTCGCTCTCCAACCTGATTGAGGTCTTCATCAACCGGCTGCGCAAGAAACTCGAGGTGGACGGCGCGCCGCGACTGCTGCACACGGTGCGCGGAGCGGGTTATGTCATCCGCGAGGGAGCCTTGTGA
- a CDS encoding HAMP domain-containing sensor histidine kinase produces the protein MKRSIRVRLLVWVLALVVPLSAAAGWLLIQVFGNQLLHDFDVALQEEAETITELLTTSASPNAVGSLLAEIAGETGRGGGKYITVTRQTRLIAEAPRGAQSVLESAGPELRIVRHESADRSITVSIAASAAAAMAARRRLTSLLLIGIPATLLLLATGLWWLIGRALRPLEHASQRLDNIAADNLSVRVPIENPDDEVGRMVTVLNRMLDRLQRAVSELRRFTADAAHELRTPLTVLRTGLEVALTRERSAAEYRAALAEALASTERLRRLADDLLTLARLEAAGVPRAVGPVDLGEMLHELADASADFAAQRRLALKVAAAPGLWVRGNAGDLYRLFNNLIENAIHHGNNGSGGEIVLSAQRIAERIDVRIADEGPGIAPHELGRLFDRFYRGHGEGTGGAGLGLNLAQEIARTHGGEIAVANRESGGCVVTVTLPASAAQPG, from the coding sequence GTGAAGCGATCCATTCGTGTTCGGTTGTTGGTATGGGTGCTGGCGCTGGTGGTACCGTTGTCGGCCGCTGCCGGGTGGCTACTGATCCAAGTCTTCGGAAATCAGCTGCTGCATGACTTCGACGTCGCGCTACAGGAGGAAGCCGAAACGATCACCGAACTGCTCACCACATCGGCGAGCCCGAACGCCGTCGGCAGTCTGCTGGCGGAGATAGCCGGAGAGACGGGCCGGGGCGGGGGCAAGTACATTACGGTGACCCGCCAGACGCGACTGATTGCTGAAGCGCCGCGTGGGGCGCAGTCGGTGCTGGAATCGGCTGGTCCGGAGCTACGCATCGTGCGCCACGAGTCGGCCGACCGTTCCATCACGGTCTCCATTGCGGCCTCCGCCGCGGCAGCCATGGCCGCACGGCGCCGACTCACGTCGCTGCTCCTCATCGGTATTCCCGCAACCCTGTTGCTGCTCGCCACTGGGCTGTGGTGGCTCATCGGCCGGGCCCTGCGGCCGTTGGAGCACGCGTCGCAGCGGCTCGACAACATTGCGGCAGACAACCTCTCCGTCCGCGTGCCGATCGAAAACCCGGACGACGAGGTGGGCCGCATGGTCACCGTGCTCAACCGCATGCTCGACCGTCTGCAACGCGCAGTTTCGGAACTCCGGCGCTTCACCGCGGATGCGGCCCATGAGCTGCGCACGCCGCTGACCGTGTTGCGTACTGGGCTCGAAGTCGCCTTGACGCGCGAGCGCTCGGCTGCCGAGTATCGGGCGGCGCTCGCCGAGGCGCTCGCTAGCACCGAGCGTTTGCGCCGTCTGGCCGATGACCTTCTCACCCTAGCTCGACTTGAGGCCGCGGGGGTGCCGAGGGCGGTGGGACCGGTAGACCTCGGCGAAATGTTGCACGAGCTTGCAGACGCGTCGGCCGATTTCGCCGCCCAGCGCCGGCTGGCGCTGAAAGTCGCTGCGGCACCGGGTCTTTGGGTGCGTGGCAACGCCGGAGATTTGTACCGGCTGTTCAACAACCTGATCGAGAACGCCATCCACCACGGCAACAACGGCAGCGGCGGCGAGATTGTGCTGTCAGCCCAGCGGATTGCCGAGCGCATTGACGTCCGCATCGCCGACGAAGGCCCCGGCATTGCGCCGCACGAGCTAGGCCGTCTGTTCGATCGTTTTTATCGCGGCCATGGAGAGGGAACGGGTGGCGCTGGTCTGGGTCTCAATCTCGCCCAGGAGATCGCCCGCACCCACGGCGGCGAAATCGCCGTAGCGAACCGCGAGAGTGGCGGTTGCGTGGTGACGGTGACGCTCCCCGCAAGCGCGGCACAACCCGGCTGA